A genomic segment from Bacillus rossius redtenbacheri isolate Brsri chromosome 5, Brsri_v3, whole genome shotgun sequence encodes:
- the LOC134531950 gene encoding palmitoyltransferase ZDHHC22-like, with protein sequence MNKCVKVIFAGLPFLTFVFTLWVVYVIAAGVHNLNVHFLILIFALFEVYLNWIAILLANKNISKRVKQDIYRNVDQMAPVELESNSKKMLNGQDVCISLTDSNSIECSPLPPLKSGVNLQKMWFCPKCQLTSPQNCYHCPLCRKCIILRDHHCFFLGACISKQNLSHFIVLCLYASVVSFSASVIVHSQLKVIFQNTLSQPQLWVMVRYFFPVSLGHWLSGAVSFHTLSLVSVFDLCVSLSVSTLCFGLYYIHLVATGKMEQKLNSRVFFGTPRLIHGNNFARNLTNVFGDCGIVNLFFPVAAFSQFFSLKKLRLPILCNDYKFH encoded by the coding sequence atgaATAAGTGTGTCAAAGTTATTTTTGCCGGACTACCATTTCTCACCTTTGTTTTTACCTTGTGGGTTGTGTATGTAATTGCTGCAGGTGTACACAATTTAAATGTGCACttcctaattttaatttttgctttgtTTGAAGTGTATCTCAATTGGATTGCAATTTTGCttgcaaataaaaacatttcaaaaagaGTGAAGCAAGATATCTATCGTAATGTTGATCAAATGGCACCTGTGGAGTTGGAAAGCAACAGTAAGAAAATGCTTAATGGACAAGATGTATGCATTTCACTTACAGACAGTAACTCAATTGAGTGTTCACCGTTGCCACCATTAAAGTCTGGTGTCAACCTTCAGAAGATGTGGTTCTGTCCAAAATGTCAATTAACCTCTCCTCAAAATTGTTACCACTGTCCCTTGTGCAGGAAATGCATTATTTTGAGGGATCATCATTGCTTTTTTCTCGGGGCTTGTATTAGTAAACAAAACCTTAGTCATTTCATTGTGCTTTGTTTATATGCATCAGTAGTTAGTTTTTCTGCCTCTGTAATTGTACATTCACAGTTGAAAGTCATTTTCCAAAATACTCTATCTCAGCCACAGTTGTGGGTCATGGTGAGGTATTTTTTCCCAGTATCACTTGGTCACTGGTTGTCTGGTGCTGTCAGTTTTCATACCCTTTCATTGGTATCTGTGTTTGATTTGTGTGTTTCCCTGTCCGTCTCAACATTGTGCTTTGGGTTGTACTACATCCATCTAGTAGCAACAGGGAAGATGGAGCAAAAACTTAATTCACGTGTGTTTTTCGGTACACCTCGACTGATACATGGGAATAATTTTGCACGTAACTTAACTAATGTTTTCGGGGATTGTGGGATTGTGAACTTGTTTTTCCCTGTTGCTGCATTCAGTCAATTCTTCTCGTTAAAGAAGCTCAGGCTGCCAATACTCTGCAACGATTACAAATTTCACTAA
- the LOC134531953 gene encoding pseudouridine-5'-phosphatase-like, whose protein sequence is MSYRPVTHVIFDCDGLLLDTETIYEKVYTDLAAEHGKYFDFGLRMKILGLTRLTSCKTIVEELKLPMTPEEVVEYQVEKEKELLPGVRMMPGVERLVRHLVLHKIPIAIATSSTMEAMEMKMSSHRDLWGQFSHTVAGGSDPEVKRGKPAPDIFLVCASKFSTQPKPEECLVFEDALNGVEGALAAGMQVVMVPDPRVPREGLPATQVISSLQEFQPELFGLPPF, encoded by the exons atGTCGTATCGACCAGTAACGCATGTAATTTTTGACTGCGATGGTCTGCTGCTGG ATACTGAAACCATTTATGAAAAAGTGTACACGGATCTGGCAGCGGAGCATGGAAAATACTTTGATTTTGGTTTGAGGATGAAAATCCTTGGCCTCACACGCTTGACGTCTTGCAAAACGATTGTCGAAGAGCTGAAGTTGCCCATGACACCTGAAGAGGTGGTGGAGTACCAGGTGGAGAAAGAAAAAGAGCTGCTGCCTGGAGTTCGTATGATGCCAG GAGTGGAGCGGCTGGTGAGGCACCTCGTGTTGCACAAAATCCCCATCGCCATAGCGACGAGCAGCACCATGGAGGCCATGGAGATGAAGATGTCCTCCCACAGGGACCTGTGGGGTCAGTTCAGCCACACCGTGGCCGGGGGCTCCGACCCGGAGGTGAAGAGGGGCAAGCCAGCTCCCGACATCTTCCTGGTCTGTGCGTCCAAGTTCTCGACCCAACCCAAGCCGGAGGAG TGCCTTGTTTTTGAGGATGCTCTTAACGGTGTGGAAGGAGCGTTGGCTGCTGGCATGCAAGTTGTCATGGTTCCGGATCCCAGAGTTCCTAGAGAAGGCCTGCCTGCCACGCAGGTCATTTCATCCCTGCAGGAGTTCCAGCCAGAATTGTTTGGCCTCCCACCATTCTGA
- the LOC134531951 gene encoding pseudouridine-5'-phosphatase-like translates to MPDFKPVTHVIFDCDGLLLDSETMYEQIYSELASVHGKEFTWELRMTLLGVPEADSSVILVEKLELPITSDEANDYLRQRERELLPTVGLMPGVDRLVRHLVANEVPIAIATSSSIESMELKMSAHGDFWSLFNHTVTASDLAAIRGKPAPDIFLMCARRFPATPRPEACLVLEAEPNGVLGALAAGMQVVMVPDPRIPEAERPATLVLSSVEEFQPQLFGLPAL, encoded by the exons atGCCTGATTTCAAGCCAGTAACACACGTTATATTTGATTGCGATGGACTTTTATTAG ACTCGGAAACGATGTATGAGCAGATATACTCGGAGCTCGCGAGCGTGCATGGTAAGGAGTTCACGTGGGAGCTGCGAATGACCTTGCTCGGGGTGCCGGAGGCAGACTCCAGCGTGATTCTCGTGGAGAAGCTCGAGCTGCCCATCACGTCCGACGAAGCTAACGATTATCTGCGCCAGAGGGAGAGAGAACTTCTTCCTACGGTGGGTCTCATGCCTG GGGTGGACAGGTTAGTGAGGCATCTGGTGGCGAACGAAGTCCCGATAGCAATCGCAACGAGCAGCAGCATCGAATCCATGGAACTGAAAATGTCTGCCCACGGGGACTTCTGGAGCTTGTTCAACCACACGGTGACAGCTTCCGACCTAGCCGCGATAAGGGGGAAGCCGGCGCCGGATATCTTCCTGATGTGCGCGAGAAGGTTCCCGGCGACGCCGCGGCCAGAAGCC TGCCTGGTCCTGGAAGCTGAGCCGAATGGCGTGCTGGGGGCGCTGGCGGCCGGCATGCAGGTCGTGATGGTCCCCGACCCCAGGATCCCCGAGGCGGAGAGACCTGCGACCCTCGTCCTGTCCTCCGTGGAGGAGTTCCAGCCCCAGCTGTTCGGTCTGCCGGCTCTCTAA